One Dama dama isolate Ldn47 chromosome 24, ASM3311817v1, whole genome shotgun sequence genomic window, AGCATTGTAACACATTAGGACTGGGGATCACAGataaggaaaacattttgttgtctttttgtacATTTCTGCCAAGGTGCAAAGTTGTGTTGGACAATGATACAGACAGATTTTTCACATTGAAAACTTAATAAATAGATACTTTAAATGTCAGACATCAGAGACGAGTGATGAGTGTGATTGTTTTCTTATTCTGCCTCATTTGAGTCAGGAGGTTGCTTCCTATCACACTGCTGAAGGCCAGGTCTTCTAGGAGGTGTATTCAAACTCCTCAGCACTGCGCCGGCCAAAATCCATCCAGCCCATGTAGTCCCGGTCACTTATCCTGTGGCTGGGGTCCAGGCTCTGCAGGTTCTTGATCACAGACATTCGGCCAGAAGGAGCTAggggcagagaggaaggaaaCAGGATAATTATATCTAAGAGCATCACTAGTTCCTATTGTAAAGGCAAATAATAGAAAAGGCCAGGCAAGATGTAACATACACCCTCTTAAATGTATCAAAGAGGTATCAAGAGAGTGAGATTGCCTGGCCAAAacctaagagaaaagaaagacccATGTCTATGTAACTGGAGAGAGGGTAGTATTTTCTAGTCCTGGGTGTAGTTTGCAATCTGTAAGAATTTAGGTGAATTGACTTTTTCTTGCCTTTCATAGCTGAGACCTGCCTAGGTTTTTGTACTCCTTGGTGTGTTTTCCCTTATGTAGCAGGATTTCCCCAATAGTACCCATCTCTAAAGTTTACCCCTTAagggcctttcctggtggtcaagtggttcaGGCTCCATGCTCTCAAGGTAGGGGGCATGGTTcattctctggttggggaactaagatcctacagggcaaaaaaaataaaatttaccccTTAATATCCCTGAGCCAACCTGACTCTTGTCAAGGTAATGTGATGACAATATTTTGACGGTAGAATGGCTTTTCTAAAATGGAATCCAATCTCACTGTTAGAtaaatgctgttttaaaattattaatttgaaagctaccttctttttctaaaaaaaaaaaaaaagaagaaaaagaaaacgatATTGAGAAAAAGGCACACCGGCAGATTAAAATCTTAGCATCTCAGTAACACTCAAAGAAGGGTGGGCAGAGCAGAGGTAGTTTAGTTCAGCCATTTTGAGCAACATGCAGTCATTGAACCTGAAATGGGCCCATGGGCATGGGAGTTGTGTCCTTCGGAACAGGATGAGTCCAGGTATGATTCATGTTGAGTGGGCAGGGCCATGATGAGGCATGTGACTATTCTGGCCCACAGATCATAGACACTGGCATCCTGGGGATAAAGTCAGTATCATACCTTCGGTTGTACAAACCAAGGGGCAAGAATGGTCCCTCAGGGATCTCAGTGGGCAAAGCCCAGGTGGCTTCAAGAGCAGAGGGGTAGAGGCTCACTCAATGATTCCTATTATATTGGGGGCCACTGTGTCCCCACTGCTCACAATGCTGGCATTGAGCCCTTCTGAAGGCTGACCTTGCCAACTGCTGCTCACAAGCTGCATCAAGTCAGAGCACAGTTTATTTATTGATGACACTGCAGAAGCAGGTATCCTGATAATCAAATAAAGCTAGctaaattaaaaatcagaaacaacccTACGGAGCAGTGTCCCCACCCTTTCTTCCTGtcccctttctctcccctcccctttacTTCTCAGTCTTGGAACTAAGCATCACCCCAGCACATTCCAGCTCTTTTGCAGGCATTGTCAGTCTATGCAGAGGAAATCAGCCTCTGCTGTTTATTTAACACCTTTCAGATGAACTATTAGTCCCTTCATTCAGCAAAATTCTCAGACCCAGTTATCTGTACACAGTCACACCAAAATATGCCTCATCCTCCTGCCTGTTGCTGCTGAATGCCCCCTCCAAGGGCTGGGCACCACTGGAATGCCACCTAATGGGAGCATCATGGCAGCTTCATCGTGAGCAGCAACCTCAGCGGTTGTGGTCAGGGGCATCGTGTGCAGTGTGGAAACTGTGCCTGTTTCACCCAGAATTTCCCCATGCCACACACGGTTCTGTGTATTTACGAGTCCTCACTCACTTCCCCATTGTGTACACAGAGCAGGCACTTACAACCAGCTCACACAACTGAAGGGCTTGGCTCCTTGAAACTTTAAAACTTGTAATGAGCAGTACAGCTGGGAAGCTGAATGGCTTCCAGACCCTCTGGGGAGGGCAGGACTTGAGTAAATTCCCAGCCCTTCTGCTGCCGAGATGTGCTGCCAATCTAGGCACTCAGTCTTCAGAATCCCAGCTTCTACACTGACACAATGAGGATAACAGACCCTACTGCACAGGATTATTGTGAGGACAGAGAGAGATAATACAGATGGAGCACTGGACTGTGCTGGGCTTGGGGGAGGTGCACACTAATAGAATTCCTTCTCTTCAGATCACTGACATCTCCATAGACAGTTCTTAATGATAAACTCTTGAGCTCTCCCCAAAGGGTGCATTATCTTATTTAGAATCTTTAAGCATGGCATATACTACAGTTGAGTAAATATTCACTGTGATctcaaaatgtataaaacaaaGAAACCATATAGATGGAGTTACTTATTTCTagttcatatttataaaatagaagagaatgatttttttttttccagcgaGCACTGATCCTTGGTGTTGGCAGCTAAAGTTTCAAGTGACGATTCTTCCCATATGGGTTTGTTTTTCACTGCAGGCTAAAGGCAAAGGGCTGAGAAAAGACAGCAGGAAGGCCCTTCCAGCTAAGAGTTGTGGTATAAAGTCACTGTGAAGTGTCAGTTCTGGGGAAATCATTTGGAAACTGGCTTCTTTCCCAGAACTGTTTCTGGTGGATCTTTCCTGAAGGTAGGAAGGGGCTTCCAGATTATGGTCAATGAAAAACCTAGGATATTCAACCCATATCCAAGGACAGATTTTAAACTACTTTCAGACAGTCAGCAGGaacctccaaattttcagatatTCTCTGTCATCTGTCTAATATTTCCACATCTTTCAATATAATTAGGAGGAAAGCAAAATAGAAGATGGTAGTTGGGACAATCCCCCAATAAGAGGATGAAATGTAATACatcatcttctattttttttttccttctgaaatgcCCTGGTCAAAAAGGTCCCTTCTCACCTTCCTATGGAATTGTAGGAGACTCTGGAGAGCCAAATCctttattttctccccatctcATCAAGCCACAAGTTAAAGTTCAAATCCAGGCCCCCAGAACCCCAGCAGGTTAAAAGAGCCTTGTGGGAAAGGagcccacctcccacctctcccaGCAGCATTTGCTGGTTTATCATCCAGCCATATTGGTCCAATTTAAAACACGGCTTCACCATTAGTGTCACTTTAGATAAAgctgataggaaaaaaaatctgtcccAGTTCAAATCATGATTTCCAAGGACCCTAGAGATGAATGAGCCTCCCTCTGAGTCTCATGAAGAGCTAGAAGGAGCCGAGGGGAACCCCACCTCATGCCCTCTTTACAGATGAGACAGTCAGGCCCTGGAAAGGGACAGGGCTGTCCGTATGCCACTCAGCTACTGAGCTGATGAATTACTTTATTCCTAGAGAAAGACTTTGATGCTGAGGAAAGTGTGACTTGTTTAGCTCCTGCCGCAGTTAGGTCTGTGTCTCCAACAGCAGagtaaaaataaacacatctCTTGCTGGGTCATCATCTTAAACCACTGCTAAAAGAGGACTCAAAACTGCTCCTGATTCTTTCTTCCTGTTACATACTTCCATAAAAATCGACACATAGTCACTTCTTCTTAGACTGTTGCTGTCAGCTCTCAAGAATTCTTAGCACTGACCATTGCCTGCTAGAGGGTTTCCAAATGCAGTAGCTGGGCAGCTCCTGGGTCGTTTATATTTACAGTAGAGGGTGTTTAGTGGATCTGCAAACTCTTTCTGAGTTAGTAATTTGCTCagtaatcatcttttaatatCTTTACAAAATGTTGAACCTAAACAGCAACACAGTGCCAAAAATTAGTTTAAAGAAAGCTTTCTCTTAATAAATTAAGTCCTGCCCCTTCCCTCTCAGTTTGCTACAAAGGAGGTACAGAAAACTGCACTGTCTGGGGCAAGcagaatcagagaaaagaaagtgaaaaacctTTCACCTTATCGCGTTGCCCAGGTACCCCCTCGCTCCCCACGAGTCGCCCATCTTCACTAGCCCGATGGTAGAGAAGAAGGTCAGGCCTGGAGGCAgaagggagggacagagaggcgGCCTGCGTACCTTTCCGAGCCTGCTGGATGTACCTGGCCAGCAGCGCGCCCAGGTGTGCTCGGGGCTCCTCGTCCGCCCTCGGCACCGCCCTCAGCTGCCTGCGGGGCGCCTCCTCTGCCTGCTGCACCCGAGGGCCCGTGGGGTCCGCGTGAGGCACCGGCTGCGCCAGGGCGCCCGCCGCCAGGACGGCCATCAGCAAGCACAGGCACACGCCGCGGTTCATGGCTGCGgggagcagagggaaggggacGTGAACGAAAAGGTGCGGCATCCGTGGCTTCCTGAGGAGGGTCGGACACCCAAGGTACAGAGGAGGGGGCTCAGCCCAAAGGCGCGGGACTCCGGATCCGCCAGCACTAGGGAGCCGGTGACCCCAGCACGCGCGTTCGGGCGCACCGCGTTCCTCTTTGGGGTGAACCGCAGGCGGGGACCCGGAGTGGTGCGGGGGACGGAGAGAGACCCTGTCCGCTGCCCTGTTGAGCAGAAAGAAtgtcttctgttttcctttagtTTGAGCAAGTGTTACAGCGTCGTCTCTCTTCTCCTAACTGGAAAAACAAGAGATTAAAGACAGGTGAAAATTATCCGAAAGGGACGACTCTGTAGGAAAAATAAGAGACTTGAAGAAAAGAGGCACCTTACCAGAGAGCTAAGACGCTTCAAACCGGGAaataaatggtgaaaaactgagaaGCATTGTTTAAAAGATGAGACCAATACACAAAAGCCGTTATTTTTCAAGTTTCCTCAAGGTGCAAATGGGAATTGGCAGTGAGCAACTATGTAAAACACAGgcagggttttaaaaaaaatcagaaatctgCGCTCAGTCCTCCGGCGTCCGCCAAGCACCGCTGCGTTTCAGATCCGCGCAGATAAAACACTGGGACAGTTCTATCCCCCAAACCTTGAGTTTTCCCGCAGTAttcagaaaatgaatttaaattgaAAACCTCTCGGTAGTTTATTTGAAAAGATTGTAAAGTTCACTGGACCGCTGTATAACATCTAGCGAATCGCAATTTGCCCGCGAACCCGAGCAAATAGATGCTCCAGCGTCGCCTGCGCTGGAGAGCAAAGCGAGAAGTCTGTAAACCAGTCCTCCCCACCCAGCCCGCACTGCCCTTTGTggcttggagaaatgtctttcgAGCTGTCGGAaagaagacacagaaaacagtaaaatgaaaTGGAAGGGGAACAGAAGTGAAGAACCCTTCTTCGAGGACACTTGGATCCCCGAGAGCCGGGAACCTACCTTCGGAGCAGTACGCAGCCGGCTTCGCGTTCCAGCCAGAGCAGCCGGGGAGCTGAGCCAAGTTCAAGGTAGGCGGGCAGGAGGCTGCCTCTTAAATAGCCCCGCCTGAGTCGTTGGCCAGTCATCTGTTTACCCAGGACTGACGCAGAGGGGTAGCGGCACGTGCTCCGAGGGCGGCCGCCAGGGCGACAATAGATTGAGGTGGCTGCTGGGAGACAGGGGGCAATGGCCATGTGGAGCCGGGTGGTGGCGGGGTGGGTGGCGTTAGCCGCGTCTCGGTCGGGGGGACTTCCTCCCCCAGCTGCGTGCACCCCCTCTCCCTTGCCCATTCTAGCGCGAAGCTCCCTGTCTTCAGGGTGGGAGACCTAGGCATGGGACTCTCCTGCGGGATGGAGAAGCTGCCCGCGCGCCTGTAGTTCGCTTTGGGGACGAGAGGCGCCGGAAAGGAAACCGGGGATAGGATGGGGTGGCACTAGACAGTGCTGGGTGTCAGCAAAGTGTAATTCTGAGATGGTGGAAGTGTCGGCCCCTCTTGGAGCATCCCAAGCCGCTCTGGTCTTTTAACTTTGTTCTCAGCCCCTAGATCCCAGGATCCCGAGGTCAAGGGTCCCTGGGTCAGCGAAAGGGCTCCTCCACGGCTGGCTGCGGGCGTCTGCTTTACGtagctgtaaaatgaggatgaggCTATTGGGCTTTGCCCGGAGTTTGGGAAAGGGCTGTGTTTTCTTCCAAGCGGAGCTACGTTCTGCCCGCGGCGCCCGCAGCTCCTGTGGCCAAGCGGCGCCAGCGAGTGTCCCCAGAAGCCCCCCAGTCGCCGTTACCCTCTGGCATCGGCATCCGCCACTCCCATCTTCCCCAGCTTTCACACTTGGGCATGTCCCCGCCGTCTTTGAAATAAAGAACTCGCTTTGGTCACTCACCCCCCCAGTGGGGACGCGGGAGGCGCCGCGGCAGCTGTGTGCCCTTCCCTGCCGGGTCGCGCCCCTGGCCAGTGCGCCCTAGGGGTCTACAGCCACCTCCGCCCTGAAGCCGTTTGGGTTAGAGTCAGCTAGTTAGTGGTCCAGTTCTCCCGGGGCTGCGAGTTTACTGACAACCCCAATTCAGCAACCGGGGAGTGAGCAGAAGCAGCGCCTGGCCAAGGCTTCTCCACAGGTCCCTGGAGCCTCAGCGGACTGAGACTGTCCAGCCTGAGGCTTGAGGGCAGTCACCCACCCCTCCCGCCTTTCCCCTTCCTGGAGAAAGGTTTGGACCTGATTCTTTCAACCCAGAATCTGTACTCTGCTCCTGGGGTGCTGGGACTGTGCGTGTTGAGGTGGGTGGGAAGCCAAGGGCGCTTGGTGGGGAGATGCCTCTGATTGCTGTCCCCCTTTTCTCAACTCTAGAGGCTGCTGCATTTCTGCAATCTAAAGGCAACGTTTAGTTGCAGGTTAGATGTGTCCCAGTGGTTTTCCCACGAGGCTACTGTGTAGTTCACTTGGTGAAACTCATTTTATTTGTGACTGTGGTCAAGGCATGTCTGAGAACATGAAGTTGTTATGGAGCATAATCACCTAAGGGGCTTGCTCAAAcacctcccagagtttctgattcagtaggtctgaggtGGGGCCCAGAAACCTGCATTTCTAATGATTTCCCTAAGGCTACTGCTGATGGTGATGGTCCCCTGACCACACTTAGAGAACCACTGCTATAGAATTTCCTTAGGGTAAGCCAGTTACTGAACTCCCTTCTCTCCATCCatttagttaatatttattgaacacttttcctcctgtattttcattttctcacttctggTATCATCTCCCTAATAAATCATGTGCCCCCAAGGTTTTGTCTAATTTCAGCATAATCCTACCGGGGACACCAACTGTCTATCAGACACTGTTGGGATACAATAGGGAGCAAAACAGGCAAAATGCCTGCATTTGTGGTGCTTCCATTCTAGTcagggagacagaaaataaatgccaCATGATGTGAAAGGTCTCTACTTTCATCCAGGAAATGGAAAGGGTGGGAACCACATCCAGATGTGTCACTGTAGACAGCAGAGGTGAGTGAAAACCTGTAActgttttctgatttggaacctaGAAATTTCCATCTAATTGTGCTGAAAATAATTTAACTGAGATCCCACCCAGAGTTGGAGAGGCATCCCCCCAAAGCAGCCCTTGAAACAGGGATGTGATAGTTTccatgcaggatttttttttttttaaccatgggAAGTATCCCAAAGACATATGTCCATTTTGCTCTTGTAGAAAACTGAGTGGAATTTCCAGGGACACACTAGACCCTCCTACTTTATTATTCACAGAATTTAAACTTGTTACAGTGATCTCCATTTAAAGGAGGTCAGGAGATTGTTTGCTGTGATTAGAAATGTGCTTGAAGTCTTGTGTTTGGGatcttgaatttttttccccccttgaacTTGTATAGCAAATGCCATTATTTGTCCTGGAATTTCCCAAAGGCCCACATAGCCAATGTCATCTGCAATTATATGGAGCAATTtagcagaaaagaaagaaggagctGTGGTTTTGGTGAACCATTTCCTCTTACTAATGATGAGTTCCCTGAGAATCTCTTAAGATGAGGTGCTCACAAAAGCAAGGCTGAGACAACCTGGGTGCAGGGAGATTACTTGGGAGTGATCTCAAGGAAGTAGGAGTAagggagcagggaagagagagaaggaaatcaaGTGCATGTTAATGAGGGGGATACTGTTGTGGACTCAATCCCATCAAGGTCTCTGTGAGATAACCCAAAGTACACATCTCACCAGCAGCCCCAAGCCTAGAAGAAAAACAGctcctgaataaatatttattgactgaacTCTTCATCTCTTTGACCATCGTATCTGCCAACATGCCAGAGGATAGGAACCATGATTTAGTCACCCAATGCAAGGGTTATCCTGGACACACGCTAAGTGATCAATACATGTCCACCGAGGAAACAATGCTTAGTTCAGTTGATTGGATTGACTAGATGTATAGTAGTGAGTGAAAAGCCATTTGTTGGGCTCTGCCTGGGTCTTAGACTCTCAAATAGCCATAAGAATCATTTTTAACACAATCTCTTTTAGCCAGGGATGTAAGAGCCACCAGAAATGAAAGGTCATCTCCTGAATAGATGACAGGAAAGAGGAGAGGTCAGCGGCCAGCCCATTGATCCTCACATGCAGAATGAGCCTTTGCTTTTCAAACCAATCCTAAAAAGCCAGCAGGAATGGTAGTTGCCAGGGAGACCATCCACCAGTGTCGTCAGGTTTGTCTTTAGTGTCACTTTCCTTTGTAGAAGTATTAAGAGCAGCCTCTATTGTCCATAGCTGGGAAAAGTTAACAAACAGGGAGGCTTAAGTTCTTTCAGGGGAAGTCTGAAGTCTTTGTGGTCCTGCTGATACAGGTTCCCTCTGAAGAGGAGCCTCTTGCAGCAAAGGACAAGCATATGTCCCTGCAACGTCCCAGCCTCCAGTGGAGACATGTCCTACCTACCACCCTGGTTGCTGCATTTGCCCTCCTCTAAATTAATGCCAGAGGACATGGCTGTTGCTGGACAGCCTTATCAGGGAAGGTTCTAAATTTTACCAATTCAAGTGGTTATTAAATTCAATAATAGGCCTAAGTGCACATAACTCAAAAGCTTATTAATTTAAAGGTAGAAAAGGCTATATAGTTAAAATGAAGTCTCCTGCTCACCCCTGTTCTTTCCCAGAGGCAAGGAGTGCTTCTAGTTTCTAGTGAATTCTTCCACAGAGAATCCATGAACATACAAACAAATCAAATgtgtcaaacacacacacaaataatttcCACTTGGAAGCACATAATATACAATATTCTctgctttgcttttttcatttaagaTATGTATTAGAGGTCACTTTGTATTATTGGCATAATTCTACCTCAGTGTCTATAGAATACTCCAATGGATGGATGTGCCTTAATTCATCTAGCCAGGGCCCTactgaaaaatttaaatagtttCCAATATGTTCTAATTATAACTGAGGCTCCTTGAATATATATCATACTGCTCATGCACAGGTTCCTAGAAAAGAAGTTGCTGAAAGagtttgtacacttaaaattttggTAAATATTGCCAAGTTACCCTTCAGGCAATTGTTCCCAGCTGTCAAAGACAGCATATATATCTTTTCTTGTTTATCAATGCTTCAGCTCTAGATGCTTGGCCAGCTCCCCAGCCAAGCTCACTGCCTGAGAACATGAGTTCTGAGGTGGTAGAGAGCTGACCCTACTAAACCACtgagtttaatctctgggtcaccGTTCTGTTTGAAAATCTGTGGCCTGTGTGTGTAGAGGGCAAAGGGTGGGTGATACTTCTCAGTGTGAATGACACTGCTCTCTAGGTGACATTTTGGACATTTATGAAGAATTTTGGGGTGAGCAAAATAACAAGTGATGCCTTCTGGCATTTGGTGGGAGGGTGCCGGAAGGCAGAATGTCTGGCCACCTGCTAGACGGACAAGTACATAATGTTGGGTGACCCCTTGGGTATTCACATGTGGAAAAGCTTGTTTCTAGTTATTCAAGACTAGAAGCTAATTTCATGTAACTTAAGTAAAAAGCATTTTGGCACAGTTTTAACATAACTTTCCAAGAATGTTAAATCCACTAAGGATCGTACTTCGTTTTGTTTGTGGTTTTAAGAGTAAGTGGCCACCATTCTGAAAACTCATGTTGCCAGCCCCAGCGTTGCTTGTGGTGTTTGAGTTCACACCTCTATTGGCCTGTGTATTGGCCCACTCACAAAATCCTGTGCTTatgttatttaacttttatttcaagTTATCAAATGTAAAgggaaaatgtctgtaaaattcAGTTGCAACCTGGGTTGCTTATTTTAAATCCAAACTTATTCATTCTAAGTAAGTATAAACATCTGACAACTGTCTTCTAGTTAGCTGTGCCTAACCATTTACATATTGAGATACATATCATTGTATTCTAAATGGCTTTCCTTTTATATTAGAGAATATACTTTATATTCTCTTATATAGAGAgcattatattgatttttaaaatattgtgtgtaGAAGTGTATTatggaattcccaggtggctcagtggtaaagaattcacctgccaaagcaggttcgatccctgggtcagaaagatcccctagaggaggacatggcaacacatCCCAATATTCTTTCtgggggaatcccatgaacagaggaacctgatgggctacagtctatggggtcgaaagaaccggacacaactaagcagctgagcatgcatgcacacacatagaggCGTATTATAAGAGTTATATGTGATATACTAGGCCAATAA contains:
- the CCK gene encoding cholecystokinin, coding for MNRGVCLCLLMAVLAAGALAQPVPHADPTGPRVQQAEEAPRRQLRAVPRADEEPRAHLGALLARYIQQARKAPSGRMSVIKNLQSLDPSHRISDRDYMGWMDFGRRSAEEFEYTS